In Hyperolius riggenbachi isolate aHypRig1 chromosome 10, aHypRig1.pri, whole genome shotgun sequence, a genomic segment contains:
- the LOC137534437 gene encoding histone H4, which yields MSGRGKGGKGLGKGGAKRHRKVLRDNIQGITKPAIRRLARRGGVKRISGLIYEETRGVLKVFLENVIRDAVTYTEHAKRKTVTAMDVVYALKRQGRTLYGFGG from the coding sequence ATGTCTGGCAGAGGAAAGGGCGGTAAAGGTCTCGGGAAAGGAGGCGCCAAGCGGCACAGGAAGGTGCTCCGGGACAACATCCAGGGCATCACTAAGCCCGCCATCCGCCGCCTGGCCCGCAGAGGGGGTGTCAAGCGTATCTCCGGCCTCATCTATGAGGAGACCCGCGGAGTGCTGAAGGTTTTCCTGGAGAATGTCATCCGCGATGCCGTCACCTACACCGAGCACGCCAAGAGGAAGACCGTCACCGCCATGGATGTGGTGTACGCCCTGAAACGCCAGGGGCGC